In Janthinobacterium rivuli, a single genomic region encodes these proteins:
- a CDS encoding FUSC family protein: protein MHYALNLRTFIYSHYFYLGLRVAIGLVGLALLTQEISDSATAMTVCIGALCTTLMDMPSPLRHKFNEMLASVLLCSAVTLLISLCGPVQWLLMTVLVLVSFLASMMVVYGKKSMPLQLAALFIMTMSMEHQMTWQQSFHHAGLFMLGGLIYLAYAMAIAWVLRHRIKQQVLAEALFELAAYIDIKADFYDTRFNLTEQFNKLVRHQSILADRQQASRDLILRSHKNSKDAIVVQVHVCMLDLYELILSTHTDYALLRQHLADSDVLKSLHDLAYKAARDIEAVAYAVTRKRASYAQIIYDKEWADIEAEIARLHAKGDAAQEALATLRAQRNKIRAILKMIAELHLATQKVYADVPFWSGADMAPFLSQQKYELTTLLSNLRLDSPVFRFALRVSMAISVGLLIGHWLPYAAHSYWIVLTIVIILRPTFSMTRQRRADRIIGTIIGCVVTAIVIRYVHSNIVLMAILFLSIVATPTFIYLRYRYTAIAVSLMILLQMHLVAPSNPNLVSERLIDTLIGAAVATVFSFVLANWEYQSLPRLVRQVLTVNVSYMQASFALLQGKCFDDFAYRIERKRLMDSLAALSSALVRMLDEPASKQRAVEDINLFIVQNYLLVAHVAALRSILGRHASQLPVAPVNALLGHSHTQVCLTLSRALEQLDDKAAISAPLATLPAPPVSDVAWSGWPLVQRRIRLLQADADKIVIHSAAIVHIVAPR from the coding sequence ATGCACTACGCACTGAACCTGCGCACCTTCATTTACAGCCATTATTTTTACCTGGGCTTGCGCGTGGCCATCGGCCTGGTCGGCCTGGCCTTGCTGACCCAGGAAATCAGCGACAGCGCCACCGCCATGACGGTGTGCATCGGCGCCCTGTGCACCACCCTGATGGACATGCCCAGCCCGCTGCGCCACAAGTTCAATGAAATGCTCGCTTCCGTGCTGCTGTGCAGCGCCGTAACCTTATTGATCAGCCTGTGCGGCCCCGTGCAGTGGCTGTTGATGACGGTACTTGTCCTCGTGAGTTTCCTCGCCAGCATGATGGTGGTGTACGGCAAGAAATCCATGCCCTTGCAGCTGGCCGCCCTGTTCATCATGACCATGTCGATGGAGCATCAGATGACGTGGCAGCAATCGTTCCACCATGCGGGCCTGTTCATGCTGGGCGGCTTGATCTATCTGGCCTACGCCATGGCCATTGCCTGGGTCTTGCGCCACCGCATCAAACAGCAAGTGCTGGCCGAAGCCCTGTTCGAACTGGCCGCCTACATCGACATCAAGGCCGACTTCTACGACACGCGTTTTAATCTGACGGAACAATTCAACAAGCTGGTGCGCCACCAAAGCATCCTGGCCGACCGCCAGCAAGCGTCGCGCGACCTGATTCTGCGCAGCCACAAGAACAGCAAGGACGCCATCGTCGTGCAGGTGCACGTATGCATGCTCGATCTGTATGAACTGATCCTTTCCACGCACACGGATTACGCGCTGCTGCGCCAGCACCTGGCCGACTCCGACGTGCTGAAATCCCTGCACGACCTGGCCTACAAGGCGGCCCGCGACATCGAAGCCGTCGCCTACGCCGTCACGCGCAAGCGCGCTTCGTACGCGCAGATCATCTATGACAAGGAATGGGCCGACATCGAAGCGGAAATTGCCCGCCTTCACGCAAAAGGTGACGCTGCGCAGGAAGCGCTGGCCACCCTGCGCGCGCAGCGCAACAAGATCCGCGCGATTCTGAAAATGATCGCCGAGCTGCACCTGGCCACGCAAAAAGTCTATGCCGACGTGCCGTTCTGGAGCGGTGCGGACATGGCGCCCTTCTTGTCGCAGCAGAAATATGAGCTGACAACCCTGCTGTCGAATTTGCGCCTGGACTCGCCCGTGTTCCGCTTCGCCCTGCGCGTGTCGATGGCCATTTCCGTGGGATTGCTGATCGGCCACTGGCTGCCATATGCGGCGCACAGCTACTGGATTGTCTTGACTATCGTCATCATCCTGCGCCCCACGTTCAGCATGACGCGCCAGCGCCGCGCCGACCGCATCATCGGCACCATCATCGGCTGCGTGGTCACGGCCATCGTGATCCGCTACGTGCACAGTAATATCGTGCTGATGGCCATTTTATTTCTCTCCATCGTGGCCACGCCCACCTTCATCTATTTGCGCTACCGCTACACGGCCATCGCCGTCAGCCTGATGATCTTGCTGCAAATGCATTTGGTGGCGCCCAGCAACCCGAACCTCGTCAGCGAGCGCCTGATCGATACCCTGATCGGCGCGGCGGTGGCCACCGTGTTCAGCTTTGTACTGGCCAACTGGGAATACCAGAGCCTGCCACGCCTGGTGCGCCAGGTGTTGACTGTAAATGTGAGTTATATGCAGGCCAGCTTCGCGCTGCTGCAAGGCAAATGTTTTGATGATTTCGCCTACCGCATCGAGCGCAAACGATTGATGGACAGCCTGGCTGCGCTCAGCTCGGCGCTGGTGCGCATGCTCGATGAACCGGCCAGCAAGCAGCGCGCCGTGGAAGACATCAACCTGTTCATCGTGCAAAATTATTTATTGGTCGCCCACGTGGCGGCGCTGCGCTCCATCCTCGGGCGCCATGCCAGCCAGCTGCCCGTCGCGCCCGTCAATGCCTTGCTTGGCCACAGCCATACGCAAGTGTGTCTGACCCTGTCGCGCGCGCTGGAACAGCTCGACGACAAGGCTGCCATCAGCGCCCCGCTGGCTACCCTGCCAGCGCCGCCCGTCAGCGACGTAGCCTGGTCTGGCTGGCCGCTGGTGCAGCGGCGCATCCGCCTGTTGCAGGCGGATGCGGACAAGATTGTGATACATAGCGCGGCGATCGTGCATATTGTGGCACCGCGCTAA
- a CDS encoding S9 family peptidase — protein sequence MMKITDLAACGLLASSLLATLAQAASASEPALRDYRAVALSANGQRIAAIESSRVEQPLPQRPHAVIVVRDAANGAIVQQFDPCAVCSYDKPSWSPDGRQLAFIGYDAKAGTAQLYLATLSQAPVRMLTSIKGVASTARWSPDGKQLALLATVGARKLAGAVEAGARQVGEVGSEDDAQRIAVVPVSGGEPRLLSPGDTYVYEYSWTPDGRGFVATSAQGNGDSNWWVAKLSHIDAATGALRVIASPAMQLNLPSVSPDGKTVVFIGGLMSDFGSIGGDIYTVPLAGGTPRNLTQDYRGTFNGVVWRGAGLLATALIDSQLALVPVDAQTGPSQPVMLGELSSSGSDGRLSFSADGRHAAAAQEDFTHASYLVAGPVGQLKKITRDNDGFAPQLSVQNVGWSNEQYKVQGWLLGPLKTEAGKRYPMVVNVHGGPGAAASPRYVAASTLIHELTQKGYFVFLPNPRGSFGQGQAFTRANMADFGGGDWRDILAGIDAVEKVAPVDGQRLGLIGHSYGGFMTMWGVTHSDRFKAAVAGAGVSNWISYYGQNGINQWMIPFFGASAYDNPAVYRKASPIESIKAAKTPTLIYVGERDVETPAAQSLEFWHGLRAMGVPSSLFIYDGEGHSFRKPEHQRDLQKRTIGWFEQYLK from the coding sequence ATGATGAAAATAACTGATCTGGCCGCTTGCGGCTTGCTGGCAAGCAGCCTCCTGGCCACCCTGGCGCAGGCCGCGTCTGCATCCGAGCCAGCATTGCGCGATTACCGCGCCGTGGCCTTGTCGGCCAATGGCCAGCGCATCGCCGCCATCGAGTCGAGCAGGGTGGAACAGCCACTGCCGCAGCGCCCGCATGCGGTGATCGTCGTGCGCGACGCCGCCAACGGCGCCATCGTGCAGCAATTCGATCCGTGTGCCGTGTGTTCCTACGACAAGCCCAGCTGGTCGCCGGACGGCAGGCAACTGGCCTTCATCGGCTATGACGCCAAGGCGGGCACGGCGCAGCTATATCTGGCCACCCTGTCGCAGGCGCCGGTGCGGATGTTGACCAGTATCAAGGGCGTAGCCAGCACGGCGCGCTGGTCGCCGGACGGCAAGCAGCTGGCCCTGCTGGCGACGGTGGGCGCGCGCAAGCTGGCCGGCGCCGTCGAGGCGGGCGCGCGCCAGGTGGGCGAAGTGGGCAGCGAAGACGATGCCCAGCGTATCGCCGTCGTGCCGGTCAGCGGCGGCGAGCCGCGTCTGCTGTCACCAGGCGACACCTATGTGTATGAATACAGCTGGACGCCCGATGGCCGCGGCTTTGTTGCCACCAGCGCGCAGGGCAATGGCGATAGCAACTGGTGGGTCGCCAAGCTCAGCCATATCGATGCGGCCACGGGCGCCCTGCGCGTGATCGCGTCGCCGGCCATGCAGCTGAACCTGCCCTCGGTCTCGCCGGACGGCAAGACGGTGGTCTTCATCGGCGGCCTGATGAGCGATTTCGGCTCCATCGGCGGCGATATCTACACGGTGCCGCTGGCTGGCGGCACGCCGCGCAATCTCACACAAGACTACCGCGGCACCTTCAATGGCGTCGTCTGGCGCGGCGCCGGCTTGCTGGCGACGGCCCTGATCGATTCGCAGCTGGCGCTGGTGCCCGTCGATGCGCAGACCGGCCCCAGCCAACCTGTGATGCTCGGTGAACTGAGCAGCAGCGGCAGCGATGGCCGCTTGTCGTTCAGCGCCGATGGCCGTCACGCCGCCGCCGCGCAGGAAGATTTTACGCACGCCAGCTACCTGGTGGCGGGACCGGTGGGCCAGCTGAAAAAGATCACGCGCGACAATGACGGCTTTGCGCCACAACTGTCGGTGCAGAACGTGGGCTGGAGCAACGAGCAATACAAGGTGCAGGGCTGGCTGCTGGGACCGTTGAAGACGGAGGCAGGCAAGCGCTACCCGATGGTCGTCAACGTGCATGGCGGCCCCGGCGCGGCTGCCTCGCCCCGTTATGTAGCGGCGAGCACCCTGATCCACGAATTGACGCAAAAAGGTTATTTTGTCTTCCTGCCCAATCCGCGCGGCAGCTTTGGCCAGGGCCAAGCCTTTACGCGCGCCAACATGGCTGACTTTGGCGGCGGCGACTGGCGCGACATCCTAGCCGGTATCGACGCGGTGGAAAAAGTGGCGCCCGTCGATGGCCAGCGCCTGGGCCTGATCGGCCATTCATATGGCGGCTTCATGACCATGTGGGGCGTCACGCACAGCGACCGCTTCAAGGCGGCTGTGGCGGGCGCGGGCGTGTCGAATTGGATCAGTTATTACGGCCAGAACGGCATCAATCAGTGGATGATCCCGTTCTTTGGCGCCTCCGCGTATGACAATCCGGCCGTCTACCGCAAGGCGTCGCCCATCGAATCGATCAAGGCGGCCAAGACGCCGACCCTGATCTACGTGGGCGAGCGCGACGTGGAAACGCCTGCCGCCCAGTCGCTGGAATTCTGGCACGGCTTGCGTGCCATGGGCGTGCCGTCCAGCCTGTTCATCTACGATGGCGAAGGCCATTCCTTCCGCAAGCCCGAGCACCAGCGTGACTTGCAGAAGCGTACTATCGGTTGGTTTGAACAATACCTGAAGTAA
- a CDS encoding amino acid permease → MSQTLVQKICRTKPIDTTVEYGEGLSSSGLSRSIGLFSLTMIGVGATIGTGIFFTMVEAVPKAGPSVVLSFLIAAITAGLTALCYAELSFRIPASGSSYSFAYATVGEFLAFIMAACLLLEYGLAGSAVAIGWSSYLNNFLENAFGWHIPEMLRTPMIVSGPHGMEFHAGHINLPPIFLICMCGFLLLRGAKESALMNAIMVIIKLAILVFFIVIAFSGFNADNFFPFFNTDNSKGFAGMTGVTAAAGTVFFSFIGLDTVATAGDEVKNPTRNVPRGILGALLIVTVFYLLVAVAALGAQQAKLFEGQEAGLAVILQNVTGKTWPALVLSAGAVISVFSVTLVTIYGQTRILFAVSRDGLIPKSFQKIHPRTLVPVSNTIIVCLVVAVVAGSVDATYLWDMVSIGTLTAFMVVSIAVPVLRHKQGANRIEGFSVPFGPYVIPGLSILACLYIMRDLPHTTFVVFSVWMAVTVAIYFLYSMRHSHLGKKAR, encoded by the coding sequence GTGAGCCAAACCCTGGTCCAGAAAATTTGCCGCACCAAGCCGATCGATACCACGGTCGAATATGGTGAAGGCCTCAGCAGCAGTGGCTTGAGCCGGTCCATCGGCCTGTTTTCCCTCACCATGATCGGCGTCGGCGCCACCATCGGCACGGGCATTTTCTTTACCATGGTCGAAGCCGTCCCCAAGGCGGGTCCTTCGGTCGTCCTGTCTTTCCTGATCGCCGCCATCACGGCCGGCCTGACGGCCTTGTGCTATGCGGAATTGTCGTTCCGCATACCCGCTTCCGGCTCCTCGTATTCGTTTGCCTACGCCACCGTGGGCGAGTTTCTTGCCTTCATCATGGCCGCCTGTCTGCTGCTCGAATACGGCTTGGCGGGCAGTGCCGTGGCCATCGGCTGGTCGTCCTACTTGAACAACTTCCTGGAAAACGCGTTTGGCTGGCACATCCCGGAGATGCTGCGCACGCCGATGATCGTTTCTGGCCCGCATGGCATGGAGTTTCATGCCGGCCACATCAACCTGCCGCCGATCTTTTTGATCTGCATGTGCGGCTTCCTGCTGTTGCGTGGCGCCAAGGAATCGGCCCTGATGAACGCCATCATGGTCATCATCAAGCTGGCGATCCTCGTGTTTTTCATCGTCATCGCGTTTTCCGGTTTTAACGCCGACAATTTCTTCCCCTTCTTCAATACCGACAACAGCAAGGGCTTTGCCGGCATGACGGGCGTCACGGCCGCGGCCGGCACCGTCTTCTTCTCCTTCATCGGCCTCGATACGGTGGCGACGGCGGGCGACGAAGTGAAAAATCCCACGCGCAATGTGCCGCGCGGCATCCTCGGCGCCTTGCTCATCGTCACCGTGTTTTATTTGCTGGTGGCCGTGGCCGCCCTCGGCGCGCAACAGGCGAAATTGTTCGAAGGCCAGGAAGCGGGCCTGGCGGTGATCCTGCAAAACGTCACGGGCAAGACCTGGCCCGCGCTGGTGCTGTCGGCCGGCGCCGTCATTTCCGTCTTCAGCGTGACCCTGGTGACGATCTACGGCCAGACGCGCATCCTGTTTGCCGTCAGCCGTGATGGTTTGATCCCGAAATCGTTCCAGAAGATCCACCCGCGCACTCTGGTGCCGGTCAGCAATACCATCATCGTCTGCCTGGTGGTGGCCGTGGTGGCCGGTTCCGTCGATGCGACTTACCTGTGGGACATGGTCAGCATCGGTACCCTGACGGCCTTCATGGTCGTCTCGATCGCCGTGCCCGTGCTGCGCCACAAGCAGGGCGCGAACCGCATCGAAGGCTTCAGCGTGCCGTTCGGCCCGTACGTGATTCCGGGTCTGAGCATTCTGGCTTGCCTGTACATCATGCGCGATTTGCCGCATACGACGTTTGTCGTGTTCAGTGTGTGGATGGCGGTGACGGTGGCCATTTACTTCCTGTACAGCATGCGGCATTCGCATCTGGGCAAGAAGGCCCGCTAA
- a CDS encoding amino acid permease, with translation MKTSEQGLHRGLGERQIRLMALGAAIGVGLFLGSGNAIKMAGPGIMLSYIIGGAVIFMIMRALGEMAVHNPVAGSFSRYAQDYLGPLQGYLTGWNYWFLWLVTCVAEITAVAIYMGIWFPDVPRWIWALAALGSMGAINLLAVKAYGEFEFWFALIKVVTIILMIIGGTGMIIFGLGNDGVAIGISNLWTHGGFFPNGAQGVLMSLQMVMFAYLGVEMIGLTAGEAANPKKSIPDAINSVFWRILIFYVGALFVILSIYPWNEIGTTGSPFVMTFERLGIKTAAGIINFVVLTAALSSCNGGIFSTGRMLYNLALQGQAPKAFAETTASGVPRRAILVSVFALLLGVLLNYLVPEKVFIWVTSISTFGAVWTWGVILVTQIQFRKTLTPLEIKNLAFRMPFAPYGSWISLAFLALVIGLMAYFPDTRIALMVGPAWLILLTVLYYALGLAPKARRDDVPQGYEAGWPPADAPHGKK, from the coding sequence ATGAAAACGAGTGAACAAGGCTTGCACCGCGGCCTGGGCGAGCGGCAGATCCGCCTGATGGCGCTGGGCGCCGCGATTGGCGTGGGCCTGTTTTTGGGTTCCGGCAACGCGATCAAGATGGCCGGCCCCGGCATCATGCTGTCGTACATCATCGGTGGCGCGGTCATCTTCATGATCATGCGCGCGCTGGGCGAAATGGCCGTGCACAATCCCGTGGCCGGTTCCTTCAGCCGCTATGCCCAGGATTACCTGGGTCCCCTGCAAGGCTATCTGACGGGCTGGAACTACTGGTTCCTGTGGCTGGTCACGTGCGTGGCGGAAATTACCGCCGTCGCCATCTACATGGGCATCTGGTTCCCCGACGTGCCGCGCTGGATCTGGGCCCTGGCGGCCCTCGGTTCCATGGGCGCCATCAACCTGCTGGCCGTGAAAGCCTACGGCGAGTTCGAATTCTGGTTCGCCCTGATCAAGGTGGTCACCATCATCCTGATGATCATCGGCGGCACGGGCATGATCATCTTCGGTCTCGGCAACGACGGCGTGGCCATCGGCATCTCGAACCTGTGGACGCATGGCGGCTTCTTCCCGAATGGCGCGCAGGGCGTGCTGATGTCGCTGCAGATGGTGATGTTTGCCTACCTGGGCGTGGAAATGATCGGCTTGACGGCCGGTGAAGCGGCCAACCCGAAGAAATCGATTCCCGACGCCATCAATTCCGTGTTCTGGCGCATCCTGATTTTCTATGTCGGCGCACTGTTCGTGATCCTGTCGATCTACCCATGGAATGAAATCGGCACCACCGGCAGCCCCTTCGTCATGACGTTCGAACGCCTGGGCATCAAGACGGCCGCCGGCATCATCAACTTCGTCGTGCTGACGGCGGCCCTGTCGTCGTGTAATGGCGGCATCTTCAGCACGGGCCGCATGCTGTACAACCTGGCGCTGCAAGGCCAGGCGCCGAAAGCGTTCGCGGAAACCACGGCCAGCGGCGTGCCGCGCCGCGCCATCCTCGTGTCCGTCTTCGCGCTGCTGCTGGGCGTGCTGCTGAACTACCTGGTGCCGGAAAAAGTGTTTATCTGGGTCACCTCGATCTCCACCTTCGGCGCCGTCTGGACCTGGGGCGTGATCCTCGTCACGCAGATTCAGTTCCGCAAGACCTTGACGCCGCTGGAAATCAAGAACCTGGCCTTCCGCATGCCGTTCGCGCCGTATGGTTCCTGGATTTCGCTGGCCTTCCTGGCGCTGGTGATCGGCCTGATGGCGTATTTCCCCGATACGCGCATCGCCCTGATGGTGGGACCGGCCTGGCTGATCCTGCTGACGGTGCTGTACTACGCGCTGGGCCTGGCGCCGAAAGCGCGCCGCGACGACGTGCCGCAAGGCTACGAAGCGGGCTGGCCGCCGGCCGATGCGCCACACGGCAAGAAGTAA
- a CDS encoding RidA family protein, translating into MSFYEKLKALNIELPVVAAPAAAYVMHARTGNTVFLSGHLAKKDGKVWVGQLGKDVTTEEGKIAARGIAIELIATLQDACGGDLNKVKRIVKVMSLVNSTSEFTEQHLVTNGASELFVEVFGDSGKHARSAFGVAQIPLGACVEIELIAELA; encoded by the coding sequence ATGTCGTTTTACGAAAAACTCAAAGCCCTCAACATCGAACTGCCAGTCGTTGCCGCGCCAGCTGCCGCCTACGTGATGCATGCCCGCACGGGCAACACCGTCTTCCTGTCCGGCCACCTGGCCAAGAAGGATGGCAAGGTCTGGGTTGGCCAGCTGGGCAAGGACGTCACCACGGAAGAAGGCAAGATCGCCGCGCGCGGCATCGCCATCGAACTGATCGCCACCCTGCAAGACGCGTGCGGCGGCGACTTGAACAAGGTCAAGCGCATCGTCAAGGTCATGAGTCTGGTCAATTCCACCTCCGAATTCACGGAACAGCACCTGGTGACCAATGGCGCCTCGGAACTGTTCGTCGAAGTCTTCGGCGACAGCGGCAAGCACGCCCGCTCCGCCTTCGGCGTGGCGCAAATCCCGCTGGGCGCTTGCGTCGAGATCGAGCTGATCGCCGAACTGGCCTGA
- a CDS encoding ABC-F family ATP-binding cassette domain-containing protein yields MPALLQLDRLSFVLPDGRTLFSDLQFVFAPQRIGLVGDNGVGKSVLARLLAGQAQPSSGAVRCDGSVHYVAQELDPQRYPTVAALAGMQDLLAALARIAEGSIDEADYALVGDRWDAHARLRQALDALDLRHVNAATRTASLSGGERQRIALQGAWLSQADWLVLDEPSNHLDAQQRARLVAQMARWPGGLLLVSHDRGLLEHVDDIAELSPQGLRSYGGNYAMYAQQRALEQAGFAAALQAEKAGARREQREAQQQAERQQKRVVRGEKDGREGNQSKLLLDARKEKSQDSQGKLRLRAQEAQQARQQRVMEASARCAPEAERLLLAPDSAVPNGKLILELRDLVLPYGQVQPVNLVISGARRLAVTGNNGSGKSTLLRVIAGQLAPASGELLCHARMAWLDQHAGLQDGEWSAVQRLQARNSLLPEGELRTRLALLGIAGARATMPSRLLSGGERMKVALAAELYAQAPPQLLLLDEPDNHLDLASLQALEQMLLQYRGALLVVSHDQAFLEAINLDPEGLTLHK; encoded by the coding sequence ATGCCCGCATTACTACAACTCGACCGTCTTTCCTTTGTGCTGCCCGATGGCCGCACCCTGTTTTCCGATCTGCAATTTGTCTTTGCCCCGCAACGTATCGGCCTCGTCGGAGATAACGGCGTGGGCAAGAGCGTGCTGGCACGCCTGCTGGCGGGCCAGGCGCAGCCGTCTTCCGGTGCCGTGCGCTGTGACGGCAGCGTGCATTACGTGGCGCAGGAACTCGATCCGCAGCGCTATCCCACCGTGGCGGCCCTTGCTGGCATGCAGGACTTGCTGGCCGCGCTGGCGCGCATCGCCGAGGGCAGTATCGATGAAGCCGATTACGCGCTCGTGGGAGATCGCTGGGATGCCCACGCCCGTTTGCGCCAGGCGCTCGATGCGCTCGATTTGCGCCATGTCAATGCCGCTACGCGCACTGCCAGCCTGAGCGGCGGCGAACGCCAGCGCATCGCCCTGCAAGGGGCCTGGCTGTCGCAGGCGGACTGGCTGGTGCTCGATGAACCGAGCAACCATCTCGATGCGCAGCAGCGCGCCCGTTTGGTGGCGCAGATGGCGCGCTGGCCGGGCGGCTTGCTGCTGGTCAGCCATGACCGCGGCTTGCTCGAGCACGTCGATGACATCGCCGAGCTGTCGCCGCAAGGCTTGCGCAGCTATGGCGGCAATTACGCCATGTATGCGCAGCAGCGCGCGCTGGAGCAGGCCGGTTTTGCGGCGGCCCTGCAGGCGGAAAAGGCCGGCGCCAGACGCGAACAGCGCGAAGCGCAGCAGCAGGCCGAACGCCAGCAGAAACGGGTGGTACGTGGTGAAAAGGATGGCCGCGAAGGCAATCAAAGCAAGCTGCTGCTCGACGCGCGCAAGGAGAAAAGCCAGGATAGCCAGGGCAAGCTGCGCCTGCGCGCGCAAGAGGCGCAGCAGGCGCGCCAGCAAAGGGTGATGGAGGCCAGCGCCCGCTGCGCGCCCGAGGCTGAACGGCTGCTGCTGGCGCCCGACAGTGCCGTGCCGAACGGCAAGCTGATCCTGGAGCTGCGCGATCTGGTCTTGCCCTATGGCCAGGTGCAGCCTGTGAACCTGGTCATCAGCGGCGCGCGCCGCCTGGCCGTGACGGGCAATAATGGCAGTGGCAAGTCGACCTTGCTGCGCGTGATCGCCGGCCAGCTGGCGCCCGCCAGCGGCGAGCTACTGTGCCATGCGCGGATGGCGTGGCTGGACCAGCATGCTGGACTGCAAGACGGCGAGTGGAGCGCCGTGCAGCGCTTGCAGGCACGCAACAGCCTGCTGCCGGAAGGCGAGCTGCGCACGCGGCTGGCGCTGCTGGGCATTGCCGGCGCGCGCGCCACCATGCCCAGCCGTTTGCTCAGCGGTGGCGAGCGCATGAAGGTGGCGCTGGCGGCCGAACTGTATGCGCAGGCGCCGCCGCAACTGCTGCTGTTAGATGAACCCGACAATCATCTGGACCTGGCCAGCCTGCAGGCGCTGGAGCAGATGCTGCTGCAATATCGGGGCGCGCTACTTGTGGTTTCGCACGACCAGGCATTTCTGGAGGCGATAAACCTTGACCCCGAGGGCTTGACATTGCACAAGTGA
- a CDS encoding NADH:flavin oxidoreductase/NADH oxidase, which produces MSQLFTPYALGPLQVANRIAIAPMCQYSADNGNATDWHMIHLGHLALSGAGLLMTEATAVSPEGRISAEDLGLWSDANQTALAKVVQAIRRHSPIPLVVQLGHAGRKASSRAPWQGGACVHLAEGGWQTVAPSAIAHAPGETVPIALDEMGLLQIKGAFVAAAQRVHALGIEGIELHAAHGYLLHQFLSPLSNQRMDAYGGSLENRMRFPLEVVAAVRATVPATVAVGVRISATDWVEGGWDIEQSVRFAQELKQLGADFIHVSSGGISPQQQIPVGPGYQVAFAERIKRDSGLPTISVGLITEAQQAQDIIANGQSDMVALARAILFDPRWPWHAAAQLGAQVQAPPQYWRSQPREFKNLFGDTTLGQR; this is translated from the coding sequence ATGAGCCAGCTATTCACGCCATATGCCCTTGGCCCCTTGCAGGTGGCCAACCGCATCGCCATCGCGCCCATGTGCCAGTACTCGGCCGACAACGGCAACGCCACCGACTGGCACATGATCCACCTGGGTCACCTGGCCCTGTCCGGCGCGGGCTTGCTGATGACGGAGGCGACGGCCGTCTCGCCCGAGGGACGCATCTCGGCCGAAGACCTGGGCTTGTGGTCGGATGCGAATCAAACGGCGCTGGCCAAGGTGGTGCAGGCCATCCGCCGCCATTCTCCGATTCCGCTGGTGGTGCAACTGGGCCACGCGGGGCGCAAGGCGTCGAGCCGCGCGCCATGGCAGGGCGGTGCCTGCGTGCACCTGGCCGAAGGCGGCTGGCAAACGGTGGCGCCGTCCGCCATCGCGCATGCGCCCGGCGAAACCGTGCCGATCGCCCTCGATGAAATGGGTTTGCTGCAGATCAAGGGCGCCTTTGTGGCGGCCGCGCAGCGCGTGCATGCGCTCGGCATCGAAGGCATCGAACTGCATGCGGCGCACGGTTATCTGCTGCACCAGTTTTTGTCGCCGCTATCCAACCAGCGCATGGATGCATATGGCGGCAGCCTGGAAAACCGCATGCGCTTTCCGCTGGAAGTGGTTGCAGCCGTGCGCGCCACCGTGCCAGCCACGGTGGCCGTGGGCGTGCGCATTTCCGCCACCGACTGGGTCGAGGGTGGCTGGGACATCGAGCAAAGCGTGCGTTTCGCGCAGGAACTCAAGCAGTTGGGCGCCGACTTCATCCACGTCTCCAGCGGCGGTATTTCGCCGCAGCAGCAAATCCCCGTGGGCCCAGGCTACCAGGTGGCGTTTGCCGAACGCATCAAGCGCGACAGCGGCTTGCCTACGATTAGCGTGGGCTTGATCACGGAAGCGCAGCAGGCGCAAGACATCATCGCCAACGGCCAGTCCGACATGGTGGCGCTGGCGCGCGCCATCCTGTTCGACCCGCGCTGGCCCTGGCATGCGGCGGCCCAGCTGGGCGCGCAAGTGCAGGCGCCGCCGCAGTACTGGCGCTCGCAGCCGCGCGAATTCAAGAACCTGTTCGGCGACACGACCCTGGGCCAGCGCTGA
- a CDS encoding glycine zipper 2TM domain-containing protein produces MNTTTTASRIHPLMAGAAISVTVLCLVGAASIAGILPNSRANVPATPAIPADVAAMTPASAAALAAPVTAPVAAPVVAQAAPAPAPAPAPVVHKRVVRHTQVAQARPAYNDNNDGYRDTAYREPVRQQPVPAPAPAQPNYVGIGTGAVIGGLIGNQVGGGRGKALATVAGVIGGGMLGNAVQNQVQQPQR; encoded by the coding sequence ATGAACACGACGACTACCGCCAGCCGCATCCACCCTTTGATGGCAGGCGCCGCCATTTCCGTGACGGTCCTGTGCCTGGTGGGCGCGGCGTCCATCGCCGGCATCCTGCCCAATTCGCGGGCGAACGTGCCGGCCACGCCAGCCATCCCTGCCGACGTGGCCGCCATGACGCCGGCCAGCGCCGCTGCCTTGGCCGCTCCCGTGACTGCACCGGTGGCCGCGCCTGTCGTCGCGCAAGCCGCCCCGGCACCGGCACCGGCACCGGCGCCCGTCGTGCACAAGCGCGTCGTGCGCCACACGCAAGTGGCGCAAGCGCGTCCTGCCTACAATGACAACAACGACGGCTACCGCGACACGGCCTACCGCGAACCCGTGCGCCAGCAGCCAGTGCCTGCGCCGGCACCGGCACAACCGAACTACGTGGGCATAGGCACGGGCGCCGTCATCGGCGGCTTGATCGGCAATCAGGTCGGTGGCGGCCGCGGCAAGGCGCTGGCGACGGTGGCCGGCGTGATCGGCGGCGGCATGCTGGGCAATGCGGTGCAGAACCAGGTGCAACAGCCACAACGTTAA